From Camelina sativa cultivar DH55 chromosome 7, Cs, whole genome shotgun sequence, one genomic window encodes:
- the LOC104705175 gene encoding transcription termination factor MTERF2, chloroplastic-like, which produces MYSLLRYGRRSLVLHKGLNLGFVVQKESAFLSSYSSSANAPGGKSRDSRKGKNFTVSYLVTSLGLSKTLAESISKKVNFMDKTNPDSVLSLFRSHGFIDSQISFIITDYPELLMVDAKNSLGPKLNSLKSRGASSSELTQIISTVPRILGKKSISVYYDSVKDIIVADQSSNYEFPQGHQGNKIRNVSALRGLGMPQRLLLPLLVSKSQPVCGKENFDASLKKVVEMGFDPTTSKFVLALRMLYQMSEKTIEEKVEVYRSVGFSVDDVWEIFKKTPSVLKVSKKKILNSFETFLGLGYSRAEFLMVVKRYPPCIEYSLESIKRKSEFLVKKMNWPLSSLVLHPQVFGYSMEKRIIQRCNVLKALLSKGLLKKGSELPSVSSVLSCTDEIFIHRYVTKHNELVPVLMAIFNEGRSAP; this is translated from the coding sequence ATGTATTCTCTGTTACGTTATGGAAGAAGGTCTCTTGTGTTACACAAAGGGCTTAATTTGGGATTTGTTGTGCAAAAGGAATCTGCTTTTCTCAGTTCCTACTCCTCCTCTGCTAATGCTCCTGGTGGGAAGTCAAGAGATAGTCGAAAAGGTAAGAACTTTACAGTCTCTTACCTCGTTACTTCATTGGGTTTATCTAAAACCCTCGCGGAATCAATCTCAAAGAAAGTTAATTTCATGGACAAGACAAATCCGGATTCAGTTCTGAGTCTTTTTAGAAGTCATGGGTTCATAGATTCTCAGATCTCTTTCATCATTACTGATTATCCAGAATTGCTTATGGTAGATGCTAAGAATTCACTTGGTCCTAAGCTTAACTCTCTCAAGTCCAGAGGAGCTTCAAGCTCTGAGCTCACTCAGATTATTTCTACAGTTCCAAGAATCTTAGGAAAGAAGTCTATTAGTGTTTACTATGATTCTGTCAAAGACATTATAGTAGCTGATCAAAGTTCTAATTATGAGTTCCCACAGGGTCATCAGGGGAATAAAATCCGAAATGTGTCTGCTTTGAGAGGTTTAGGCATGCCTCAGAGGTTGTTGTTACCTTTGCTCGTCTCCAAGTCACAGCCTGTGTGTGGGAAAGAAAACTTTGATGCATCACTCAAGAAGGTTGTTGAGATGGGTTTTGATCCAACTACCTCAAAGTTTGTTCTGGCTTTGCGTATGCTTTACCAAATGAGCGAGAAAACGATTGAAGAGAAAGTTGAAGTCTATAGAAGTGTAGGTTTTAGCGTTGATGATGTATGGGAAATTTTCAAGAAGACTCCTTCGGTTTTGAaagtctcgaagaagaagatattgaaCTCTTTTGAGACGTTTTTAGGGTTAGGATATAGCAGAGCTGAGTTTCTGATGGTGGTCAAGCGTTATCCTCCTTGCATTGAATATTCTCTAGAGTCGATTAAAAGGAAGAGTGAGTttctggtgaagaagatgaattggCCACTAAGTTCCTTGGTTTTGCACCCTCAGGTGTTTGGATACAGCATGGAGAAGAGGATTATACAAAGGTGTAACGTACTCAAAGCTCTCTTGTCGAAAGGACTGCTCAAAAAGGGAAGTGAACTACCTTCAGTGTCCTCTGTTTTGTCATGTACCGATGAAATATTTATACACAGATATGTGACGAAGCACAACGAGCTGGTGCCTGTGCTGATGGCTATCTTCAATGAAGGTCGCAGTGCTCCATAG
- the LOC104703801 gene encoding UPF0540 protein At1g62000-like — protein MNATTFVVLLVIGVLCANVRARVDVDESKETKLGTSMSKSATKGIGAELSVTAQTNSTSYGTGYASVTKSPKGPSAFSDGNGYTDTNGAVSARGRNANASSTSGSAARGSAAAAADRRGAAARGNGSAGSSSTARGRTTDKKKKKKKCDKDKKRCD, from the coding sequence atgaatgcCACAACGTTTGTTGTGCTTCTCGTGATTGGCGTTTTGTGCGCCAATGTCAGGGCAAGGGTGGACGTAGATGAGTCCAAAGAGACCAAATTAGGCACCTCTATGTCAAAATCTGCTACTAAAGGCATTGGAGCTGAGCTTTCTGTAACGGCCCAAACTAACAGCACTTCTTATGGCACTGGCTATGCTAGTGTTACTAAGAGTCCCAAAGGTCCAAGCGCGTTTTCAGACGGAAACGGCTACACAGATACCAATGGAGCTGTCTCAGCGCGAGGTCGCAACGCAAACGCTTCTTCTACCAGTGGTTCTGCCGCTCGAGGTAGTGCTGCAGCTGCAGCGGATCGCAGAGGTGCTGCTGCCCGTGGAAACGGTTCCGCAGGTTCCTCTTCCACTGCGAGGGGCCGCACCactgacaagaagaagaagaagaagaagtgcgACAAAGATAAAAAACGATGTGATTGA
- the LOC104705176 gene encoding F-box protein DOR-like: MKTEQQNVSEEDLVAVTGRNTRSKTSSNSVEPLPVDLIVEICSRLPAKSMSRCRCVSKLWASSLCLPYFTELFLTRSLARPNLLFACRKNKHVFFFSSPQPQNLDDNNSSSPLAASYLMKIPYYATLFERCTSVRGLMFLGDDRILMGKEHNVSVICNPSTGKSLPLPKIKLKTKKFRFFEDTNSDCSHLINYNGKLASRGSHQWNNNRLNGSCTSIKLRVLQDFEKHEWSEHIYQLPAFWSNTVGSFTSLRVVGVTLTNEIVFSFSYIEKPFYVFYYNAERNTIRRVQGLEAFECYSILYTFLDHVGDVSVKLKEGSSSS, encoded by the exons ATGAAAACAGAGCAGCAAAACGTCTCGGAGGAGGATCTTGTCGCCGTCACCGGACGCAATACGCGATCCAAGACCTCAAGCAATAGTGTAGAACCGTTACCAGTTGACCTAATTGTCGAGATATGTTCAAGACTGCCGGCGAAATCCATGTCAAGATGTCGCTGCGTATCGAAGCTTTGGGCTTCTAGTCTCTGCCTCCCTTACTTCACGGAGTTGTTCTTGACCAGATCTTTGGCTCGCCCGAACCTATTGTTTGCTTGCCGAAAAAACAAACacgtgttcttcttctcctcaccTCAGCCTCAAAATCTTGATGACAACAACTCCTCCTCTCCTTTAGCCGCCAGTTATCTTATGAAAATTCCGTATTATGCAACTTTATTTGAAAGATGTACTTCTGTCAGAGGATTGATGTTTCTTGGAGATGATCGGATTTTAATGGGAAAGGAGCATAATGTCTCGGTGATATGTAACCCCAGCACGGGAAAATCTTTGCCCTTACCCAAAATCAAACTCAAGACGA AGAAGTTCAGATTTTTTGAAGACACTAACTCAGATTGTTCACATCTGATTAACTACAATGGTAAATTAGCTTCACGTGGGTCTCATCAATGGAATAATAATCGTCTCAATGGAAGTTGTACAAGTATTAAGCTGCGGGTTCTACAAGATTTTGAAAAGCATGAGTGGTCGGAGCATATATATCAATTGCCTGCTTTTTGGTCGAATACTGTTGGGTCATTCACAAGTTTACGCGTTGTTGGAGTGACTCTCACAAACGAAATTGTGTTTTCATTTTCCTATATAGAGAAGCCTTTCTACGTTTTCTACTACAATGCCGAGAGGAACACAATCAGAAGAGTACAAGGATTGGAAGCGTTTGAGTGTTATTCCATCCTTTACACCTTTCTAGACCATGTAGGGGATGTGAGTGTGAAGCTTAAAGAAGGGTCTTCATCATCATGA